The following proteins are encoded in a genomic region of Maylandia zebra isolate NMK-2024a linkage group LG1, Mzebra_GT3a, whole genome shotgun sequence:
- the kif13ba gene encoding kinesin-like protein KIF13B isoform X4 encodes MGEPSLDDSNVKVAVRVRPMNRREKELNTKCVVEMVKNQTILHPAGGNLGKGDSRSQSKVFAYDYCFWSMDETDKEKFAGQEVVFQCLGESLLHNAFQGYNACIFAYGQTGSGKSYTMMGSVDQPGLIPRLCSALFERTQKEQREEESFTVEVSYMEIYNEKVRDLLDPKGGRQTLRVREHKVLGPYVDGLSRLAVASYKDIESLMSEGNKSRTVAATNMNEESSRSHAVFNIILTHTLKDLKSGTSGEKVSRLSLVDLAGSERAAKTGAAGERLKEGSNINKSLTTLGLVISALAEQGTAKNKTKFVPYRDSVLTWLLKDCLGGNSRTAMVATVSPAADNYEETLSTLRYADRAKNIVNHAVVNEDPNARIIRELREEVEKLRVQLTQAESLKAPELKDRLEESEKLIQEMTVTWEEKLRKTEEIAQERQKQLESLGISLQSSGIKVGDDKSFLVNLNADPALNELLVYYLKEHTKVGSADSQDIQLCGMGIQAEHCVIDITAEAAVILAPYRNARTCVNGSPVTSALQLHHGDRILWGNNHFFRINLPKRRSRAADDEEGEGGVMKNSGSSEQLDADGDTASEVSSEVSFSYEFAQTEVMMKALGSNDPMQAVLQSLERQHEEEKRSALERQRQMYEQELQQLRKKLNPERLSTGQSGGPTIGQQGPGQQSHYRSMERLSIGGMSHSSSAQSRLRQWSEDREAVLVRSLRRLREQIVRANLLVQEACFIADELERHTEYRVTLQIPSDNLNANRKRDAVLSEPAIQVRRRGRGKQIWSLEKMENRLVDMRELYQEWQDYHLNNPDDQAMCPYLRRADPFFDEQENHSLIGVANVFLSCLFYDVKLQYAVPIINQKGEVAGRLHVEVVRVGGGLEDNMAGGDEPDNNQDIEVQDRKLVCMIKILQATGLPQYLSNFVFCQYSFWDQPEPIIVAPEVDTSSSSPSNKDPHCMVVFDSCKELAVSVTEEFIEHLTEGAVAIEVYGHRQADAGRNPALWDLSIIQAKTRTLRDRWSEVTRKLELWIQILEINENGDFVPVEVVPARDVRTGGIFQLRQGQSRRIQVDVRSVQDSGTMPLIAEIVLAVSVGCVEIRNTTANQEADEMDSYQERDLERLRRQWLGALTKRQEYLDQHLQSLVSKAEKTEDDMEREAQLLEWRLTLTEERNAVMVPSAGSGIPGAPAEWVPLPGMETHIPVLFLNLKPDDLSSQDQFEVPEAGGWDAILNGEDEDDFFDLQIVRHYDGEVKAEASWDSTVHECPQLSRGGSYPEQRVYLTIRVVVQLSHPADMQLVLRKRICVNVNPGRQGFAHNFLRRMSTRSTVPGCGVTFEVVSNIPGDAPGSEDREMLARLAASAHNSQSGDDEAAIEKYLRSVLSLENILTLDRLRQEVAVKEQLTSRGKSNRRSISSPSVNRLSGSRQDLSTTCLLDDKGRWESQQDIYMPSQFPRTLPRPASSPSTYSTSPSSSTTPFGTPPPQNQEPEQVKALVPQMPKLLKSLFPVRDEKKELRPSPQNQQHVPRIVTSSGGDDNKGKTETTAILRPPAKDRRAELPEVSPLPVHDPHDTTPLSPLSQSSSGYFSASVSTATLCDVLQPSSSSSSLLAVETTLPTNPQQQGADRNDIVTSPSQFGAKVSVVASPASHNSANHNSITSDVSSEQKLINSGGNEGFERLEIFVDDDERGGEDVLPDWLTEGAYVTVGNNKAGTVRYIGVTQFAEGVWVGVELDTPVGKNDGSVGGQRYFHCKPGYGVLVRPNRLSSRERTNRQTGEFTPSAHVPILRGEAIVTRRGENRKSWSS; translated from the exons GAGTCAGTCCAAG GTTTTTGCCTATGATTATTGTTTCTGGTCCATGGATGAGACAGATAAGGAAAAATTTGCAG GTCAGGAGGTGGTGTTCCAGTGCCTTGGGGAAAGTCTTCTCCACAATGCCTTCCAGGGCTACAATGCCTGTATATTTGCCTATGGACAAACTG GCTCGGGAAAGTCGTACACTATGATGGGCTCAGTGGATCAGCCAGGGCTGATACCTCGACTGTGCAGTGCTTTGTTTGAACGGACACAGAAGGAACAGCGGGAGGAGGAGAGTTTCACTGTTGAGGTCTCCTACATGGAGATCTACAATGAGAAGGTCCGAGATCTGCTCGATCCCAAAGG GGGTAGGCAAACACTGCGGGTGAGAGAACATAAAGTTTTGGGTCCATACGTGGATGGCCTGTCTCGACTAGCAGTGGCCAGCTACAAG GACATCGAGTCTCTAATGTCAGAGGGCAATAAGTCACGCACTGTCGCTGCTACCAACATGAATGAGGAGAGCAGTCGATCGCATGCAGTCTTCAACAttattctcacacacacactcaaagatTTAAAGTCTGGG ACGAGTGGGGAAAAGGTGAGTCGGCTGAGCCTAGTAGACTTGGCTGGAAGTGAGCGAGCAGCAAAGACTGGAGCAGCAGGAGAGCGCCTGAAGGAAGGAAGCAACATCAACAA GTCCCTCACTACTCTGGGTCTAGTGATCTCAGCTCTGGCTGAACAAGGAACTGCCAAGAACAAGACCAAGTTTGTTCCTTACAGAGACTCTGTTTTGACATGGTTACTGAAG GACTGCCTGGGAGGTAACAGTCGGACAGCAATGGTTGCTACTGTGAGTCCAGCGGCAGACAACTACGAGGAGACGCTGTCGACACTACGTTATGCCGACCGAGCAAAGAACATAGTTAACCATGCTGTTGTTAATGAAGATCCCAACGCTCGCATCATCAGGGAGCTCCGAGAGGAAGTCGAAAAACTACGAGTGCAACTGACACAGGCAGAG TCTTTGAAAGCTCCAGAGCTCAAAGACCGTCTGGAGGAGTCCGAAAAGTTGATTCAAGAGATGACGGTCACGTGGGAGGAGAAGCTTCGCAAAACTGAGGAGATTGCACAG GAGCGTCAGAAGCAGCTGGAGAGTCTGGGTATTTCTCTTCAGTCTTCAGGGATTAAAGTTGGAGACGATAAGAGTTTTCTTGTCAACCTTAATGCTGATCCTGCACTCAATGAACTGCTTGTGTACTACCTGAAG GAACACACAAAAGTGGGCTCAGCAGACTCCCAGGACATTCAGCTGTGCGGGATGGGTATCCAGGCAGAGCACTGTGTCAttgacatcacagcagaggcagcTGTGATTCTCGCCCCCTACCGCAACGCTAG gacgTGTGTTAATGGCTCTCCAGTAACCAGTGCTCTGCAACTCCACCATGGGGACCGAATCCTCTGGGGAAACAACCACTTCTTTAG GATCAACCTGCCTAAGCGGCGCTCTCGGGCTGCAGATGATGAAGAGGGTGAAGGTGGCGTGATGAAGAACAGTGGTAGCAGTGAACAGCTGGATGCAGATGGTGATACAGCCAGTGAAGTGTCCAGTGAAGTCAGCTTCTCGTATGAGTTTGCCCAGACAGAGGTCATGATGAAAGCCCTGGGCAGCAATG ACCCCATGCAGGCAGTCCTCCAGTCTCTGGAGAGGCAGCACGAAGAGGAGAAGCGGTCTGCTTTGGAGCGACAGAGGCAGATGTACGAGCAGGAGCTCCAGCAGTTGCGTAAGAAGCTCAACCCAGAACGCCTGTCCACAGGTCAGTCTGGAGGGCCAACAATTGGGCAGCAAGGTCCAGGACAGCAATCTCACTATCGCAGCATGGAGAGGCTCAGTATAGGAGGGATGAGCCATTCAAGCAGTGCTCAGAGCAGACTGAGGCAGTGGAGTGAGGACAG GGAGGCTGTGTTGGTGAGGAGTCTTCGGAGGTTGAGGGAGCAGATAGTCAGGGCGAACCTCCTGGTACAAGAAGCCTGTTTCATTGCAGATGAGCTGGAACGTCACACAGAGTACCGAGTCACTCTGCAGATCCCATCAGACAACCTTAATGCAAACCGCAAG AGGGATGCAGTGCTCAGTGAACCAGCGATCCAGGTTCGAAGACGGGGTCGGGGCAAACAGATCTGGAGTTtggagaagatggagaaccGTCTGGTTGACATGAGAGAGCTGTACCAGGAATGGCAGGACTACCACTTAAATAATCCAGACGACCAG GCAATGTGTCCATATTTACGCCGAGCGGACCCGTTTTTTGATGAGCAAGAAAACCACAGTCTGATCGGCGTCGCCAACGTCTTCCTTTCCTGTCTTTTCTATGACGTCAAACTGCAGTACGCTGTTCCCATCATCAACCAGAAAGGAGAG GTTGCAGGTCGCCTGCATGTGGAGGTGGTAAGAGTTGGAGGGGGCTTAGAGGATAACATGGCTGGAGGAGATGAGCCTGACAACAACCAGGACATTGAAGTTCAGGATCGCAAACTGGTCTGCATG ATTAAAATCCTGCAGGCTACTGGTCTTCCTCAGTACCTGTCCAACTTCGTCTTCTGTCAGTATTCTTTCTGGGACCAGCCTGAGCCTATCATCGTGGCTCCCGAAGTTGACACGTCATCCTCATCACCCAGCAACAAGGACCCACACTGCATGGTGGTGTTTGACAGCTGCAAG GAGCTGGCTGTGTCCGTAACTGAGGAATTTATCGAGCACCTTACAGAAGGGGCAGTCGCCATTGAGGTGTACGGACACAGACAGGCTGATGCTGGAAGAAACCCCGCACTGTGGGACCTCAGCATCATCCAAGCTAAGACACGCACATTACGAGACAG ATGGAGTGAGGTAACACGTAAGCTCGAGCTGTGGATTCAAATCCTGGAGATAAACGAGAATGGAGACTTTGTTCCAGTGGAAGTGGTACCTGCCAGAGATGTGCGGACCGGAGGAATCTTCCAGCTTCGGCAG GGTCAGTCGAGAAGAATCCAGGTGGACGTGCGCTCAGTTCAGGATTCTGGCACTATGCCCCTGATCGCAGAGATTGTGCTCGCTGTATCAGTGGGCTGTGTGGAGATCAGAAACACCACAGCAAACCAGGAAGCAGATGAGATGGACAGTTATCAG GAAAGAGACCTGGAACGGTTACGGCGGCAGTGGTTAGGTGCTCTCACCAAGAGACAGGAATACCTTGATCAGCACCTACAGAGCCTGGTTAGCAAAGCAG aaaaaacagaagatgaCATGGAGAGAGAGGCGCAGCTCCTTGAATGGCGTTTGACTCTAACTGAGGAGAGAAATGCTGTAATGGTGCCCTCTGCTGGCAGCGGCATTCCTGGAGCACCTGCTGAATG ggttcCTCTGCCTGGCATGGAGACTCACATCCCCGTCCTCTTCCTCAATCTCAAAC CTGATGACCTCAGCTCTCAAGACCAGTTTGAAGTTCCAGAGGCTGGAGGCTGGGATGCTATCTTGAATGGAGAGGATGAGGATGACTTTTTTGATCTACAGATTGTCAGACACTACGATGGAGAG GTTAAAGCAGAGGCATCCTGGGACTCCACTGTCCATGAGTGTCCTCAGCTCAGTCGAGGGGGATCATATCCTGAGCAGCGTGTCTATCTGACCATACGGGTGGTGGTCCAGCTCAGTCACCCTGCTGACATGCAGCTGGTGCTGAGAAAAAGGATCTGCGTCAATGTTAACCCGGGCCGCCAGGGATTTGCCCACAACTTTCTCAGAAGGATGTCAACCCGCAGCACCGTACCTGGCTGTGGGGTCACCTTTGAGGTGGTTTCCAACATACCTGGG GATGCTCCTGGTTCAGAGGACAGGGAGATGCTGGCCCGACTCGCTGCAAGCGCACACAACAGCCAGTCAGGCGATGATGAAGCTGCCATTGAGAAATACCTCCGGAGTGTCCTGAGTCTGGAGAACATTCTGACACTGGATAGACTCAGACAG GAAGTGGCCGTGAAGGAGCAGTTGACTAGCAGAGGGAAGAGTAACAGACGGAGCATAAGCTCTCCTTCTGTTAACAGG CTGTCTGGAAGTAGACAAGACCTGTCCACAACCTGCCTGCTGGACGATAAG GGTCGATGGGAGAGTCAGCAGGATATCTACATGCCCTCTCAGTTTCCTCGCACCCTGCCCCGCCCAGCCTCCTCCCCTTCCACCTACTCTACCTCCCCGTCTTCATCAACTACTCCCTTCGGCACTCCTCCTCCACAGAACCAGGAACCAGAGCAAG TTAAGGCGCTGGTTCCCCAGATGCCCAAACTGCTCAAGTCTCTGTTTCCAGTGCGAGATGAGAAGAAGGAGCTGAGACCTTCGCCGCAAAACCAGCAG CACGTGCCTCGTATAGTGACCTCATCAGGAGGGGACGACAACAAAGGCAAGACCGAGACG ACTGCTATTCTACGGCCCCCAGCCAAAGACAGACGGGCAGAGCTCCCAGAAGTCTCTCCTCTTCCTGTGCATGACCCGCATGACACCACCCCTCTCAGCCCCCTCAGCCAGTCGTCAAGCGGCTACTTCTCTGCTAGTGTTTCTACAGCTACCCTGTGTGACGTTCTCCaaccctcctcctcatcctcctccctcCTGGCTGTCGAGACCACGTTACCCACAAACCCCCAGCAGCAGGGCGCTGACAGGAACGATATTGTGACCTCTCCTTCTCAGTTTGGTGCCAAGGTGTCAGTCGTCGCTTCGCCTGCTTCTCACAACTCAGCCAATCATAATAGCATCACGTCCGACGTCTCCTCCGAACAGAAGCTGATAAACTCCGGAGGAAATGAAGGCTTTGAGAGACTAGAGATctttgtggatgatgatgaGCGAGGTGGTGAAGACGTGCTGCCTGATTGGCTGACAGAAGGAGCATATGTTACAGTAGGGAACAATAAGGCGGGGACGGTGCGCTACATTGGGGTGACACAGTTTGCTGAAGGAGTTTGGGTGGGGGTGGAGCTGGACACTCCTGTAG GTAAGAACGACGGCTCCGTCGGAGGTCAGCGGTATTTCCACTGTAAGCCGGGTTACGGGGTGCTGGTCCGCCCAAACCGGCTGTCCTCCCGCGAGCGGACCAATCGGCAGACAGGGGAGTTTACCCCTTCTGCCCACGTCCCCATCCTGCGAGGAGAGGCCATTGTTACACGCCGAGGGGAGAATCGCAAATCCTGGAGCAGCTGA
- the kif13ba gene encoding kinesin-like protein KIF13B isoform X1, whose product MGEPSLDDSNVKVAVRVRPMNRREKELNTKCVVEMVKNQTILHPAGGNLGKGDSRSQSKVFAYDYCFWSMDETDKEKFAGQEVVFQCLGESLLHNAFQGYNACIFAYGQTGSGKSYTMMGSVDQPGLIPRLCSALFERTQKEQREEESFTVEVSYMEIYNEKVRDLLDPKGGRQTLRVREHKVLGPYVDGLSRLAVASYKDIESLMSEGNKSRTVAATNMNEESSRSHAVFNIILTHTLKDLKSGTSGEKVSRLSLVDLAGSERAAKTGAAGERLKEGSNINKSLTTLGLVISALAEQGTAKNKTKFVPYRDSVLTWLLKDCLGGNSRTAMVATVSPAADNYEETLSTLRYADRAKNIVNHAVVNEDPNARIIRELREEVEKLRVQLTQAESLKAPELKDRLEESEKLIQEMTVTWEEKLRKTEEIAQERQKQLESLGISLQSSGIKVGDDKSFLVNLNADPALNELLVYYLKEHTKVGSADSQDIQLCGMGIQAEHCVIDITAEAAVILAPYRNARTCVNGSPVTSALQLHHGDRILWGNNHFFRINLPKRRSRAADDEEGEGGVMKNSGSSEQLDADGDTASEVSSEVSFSYEFAQTEVMMKALGSNDPMQAVLQSLERQHEEEKRSALERQRQMYEQELQQLRKKLNPERLSTGQSGGPTIGQQGPGQQSHYRSMERLSIGGMSHSSSAQSRLRQWSEDREAVLVRSLRRLREQIVRANLLVQEACFIADELERHTEYRVTLQIPSDNLNANRKRDAVLSEPAIQVRRRGRGKQIWSLEKMENRLVDMRELYQEWQDYHLNNPDDQAMCPYLRRADPFFDEQENHSLIGVANVFLSCLFYDVKLQYAVPIINQKGEVAGRLHVEVVRVGGGLEDNMAGGDEPDNNQDIEVQDRKLVCMIKILQATGLPQYLSNFVFCQYSFWDQPEPIIVAPEVDTSSSSPSNKDPHCMVVFDSCKELAVSVTEEFIEHLTEGAVAIEVYGHRQADAGRNPALWDLSIIQAKTRTLRDRWSEVTRKLELWIQILEINENGDFVPVEVVPARDVRTGGIFQLRQGQSRRIQVDVRSVQDSGTMPLIAEIVLAVSVGCVEIRNTTANQEADEMDSYQERDLERLRRQWLGALTKRQEYLDQHLQSLVSKAEKTEDDMEREAQLLEWRLTLTEERNAVMVPSAGSGIPGAPAEWVPLPGMETHIPVLFLNLKPDDLSSQDQFEVPEAGGWDAILNGEDEDDFFDLQIVRHYDGEVKAEASWDSTVHECPQLSRGGSYPEQRVYLTIRVVVQLSHPADMQLVLRKRICVNVNPGRQGFAHNFLRRMSTRSTVPGCGVTFEVVSNIPGDAPGSEDREMLARLAASAHNSQSGDDEAAIEKYLRSVLSLENILTLDRLRQEVAVKEQLTSRGKSNRRSISSPSVNRLSGSRQDLSTTCLLDDKGRWESQQDIYMPSQFPRTLPRPASSPSTYSTSPSSSTTPFGTPPPQNQEPEQGRSGLAASYLSVKALVPQMPKLLKSLFPVRDEKKELRPSPQNQQQHVPRIVTSSGGDDNKGKTETTAILRPPAKDRRAELPEVSPLPVHDPHDTTPLSPLSQSSSGYFSASVSTATLCDVLQPSSSSSSLLAVETTLPTNPQQQGADRNDIVTSPSQFGAKVSVVASPASHNSANHNSITSDVSSEQKLINSGGNEGFERLEIFVDDDERGGEDVLPDWLTEGAYVTVGNNKAGTVRYIGVTQFAEGVWVGVELDTPVGKNDGSVGGQRYFHCKPGYGVLVRPNRLSSRERTNRQTGEFTPSAHVPILRGEAIVTRRGENRKSWSS is encoded by the exons GAGTCAGTCCAAG GTTTTTGCCTATGATTATTGTTTCTGGTCCATGGATGAGACAGATAAGGAAAAATTTGCAG GTCAGGAGGTGGTGTTCCAGTGCCTTGGGGAAAGTCTTCTCCACAATGCCTTCCAGGGCTACAATGCCTGTATATTTGCCTATGGACAAACTG GCTCGGGAAAGTCGTACACTATGATGGGCTCAGTGGATCAGCCAGGGCTGATACCTCGACTGTGCAGTGCTTTGTTTGAACGGACACAGAAGGAACAGCGGGAGGAGGAGAGTTTCACTGTTGAGGTCTCCTACATGGAGATCTACAATGAGAAGGTCCGAGATCTGCTCGATCCCAAAGG GGGTAGGCAAACACTGCGGGTGAGAGAACATAAAGTTTTGGGTCCATACGTGGATGGCCTGTCTCGACTAGCAGTGGCCAGCTACAAG GACATCGAGTCTCTAATGTCAGAGGGCAATAAGTCACGCACTGTCGCTGCTACCAACATGAATGAGGAGAGCAGTCGATCGCATGCAGTCTTCAACAttattctcacacacacactcaaagatTTAAAGTCTGGG ACGAGTGGGGAAAAGGTGAGTCGGCTGAGCCTAGTAGACTTGGCTGGAAGTGAGCGAGCAGCAAAGACTGGAGCAGCAGGAGAGCGCCTGAAGGAAGGAAGCAACATCAACAA GTCCCTCACTACTCTGGGTCTAGTGATCTCAGCTCTGGCTGAACAAGGAACTGCCAAGAACAAGACCAAGTTTGTTCCTTACAGAGACTCTGTTTTGACATGGTTACTGAAG GACTGCCTGGGAGGTAACAGTCGGACAGCAATGGTTGCTACTGTGAGTCCAGCGGCAGACAACTACGAGGAGACGCTGTCGACACTACGTTATGCCGACCGAGCAAAGAACATAGTTAACCATGCTGTTGTTAATGAAGATCCCAACGCTCGCATCATCAGGGAGCTCCGAGAGGAAGTCGAAAAACTACGAGTGCAACTGACACAGGCAGAG TCTTTGAAAGCTCCAGAGCTCAAAGACCGTCTGGAGGAGTCCGAAAAGTTGATTCAAGAGATGACGGTCACGTGGGAGGAGAAGCTTCGCAAAACTGAGGAGATTGCACAG GAGCGTCAGAAGCAGCTGGAGAGTCTGGGTATTTCTCTTCAGTCTTCAGGGATTAAAGTTGGAGACGATAAGAGTTTTCTTGTCAACCTTAATGCTGATCCTGCACTCAATGAACTGCTTGTGTACTACCTGAAG GAACACACAAAAGTGGGCTCAGCAGACTCCCAGGACATTCAGCTGTGCGGGATGGGTATCCAGGCAGAGCACTGTGTCAttgacatcacagcagaggcagcTGTGATTCTCGCCCCCTACCGCAACGCTAG gacgTGTGTTAATGGCTCTCCAGTAACCAGTGCTCTGCAACTCCACCATGGGGACCGAATCCTCTGGGGAAACAACCACTTCTTTAG GATCAACCTGCCTAAGCGGCGCTCTCGGGCTGCAGATGATGAAGAGGGTGAAGGTGGCGTGATGAAGAACAGTGGTAGCAGTGAACAGCTGGATGCAGATGGTGATACAGCCAGTGAAGTGTCCAGTGAAGTCAGCTTCTCGTATGAGTTTGCCCAGACAGAGGTCATGATGAAAGCCCTGGGCAGCAATG ACCCCATGCAGGCAGTCCTCCAGTCTCTGGAGAGGCAGCACGAAGAGGAGAAGCGGTCTGCTTTGGAGCGACAGAGGCAGATGTACGAGCAGGAGCTCCAGCAGTTGCGTAAGAAGCTCAACCCAGAACGCCTGTCCACAGGTCAGTCTGGAGGGCCAACAATTGGGCAGCAAGGTCCAGGACAGCAATCTCACTATCGCAGCATGGAGAGGCTCAGTATAGGAGGGATGAGCCATTCAAGCAGTGCTCAGAGCAGACTGAGGCAGTGGAGTGAGGACAG GGAGGCTGTGTTGGTGAGGAGTCTTCGGAGGTTGAGGGAGCAGATAGTCAGGGCGAACCTCCTGGTACAAGAAGCCTGTTTCATTGCAGATGAGCTGGAACGTCACACAGAGTACCGAGTCACTCTGCAGATCCCATCAGACAACCTTAATGCAAACCGCAAG AGGGATGCAGTGCTCAGTGAACCAGCGATCCAGGTTCGAAGACGGGGTCGGGGCAAACAGATCTGGAGTTtggagaagatggagaaccGTCTGGTTGACATGAGAGAGCTGTACCAGGAATGGCAGGACTACCACTTAAATAATCCAGACGACCAG GCAATGTGTCCATATTTACGCCGAGCGGACCCGTTTTTTGATGAGCAAGAAAACCACAGTCTGATCGGCGTCGCCAACGTCTTCCTTTCCTGTCTTTTCTATGACGTCAAACTGCAGTACGCTGTTCCCATCATCAACCAGAAAGGAGAG GTTGCAGGTCGCCTGCATGTGGAGGTGGTAAGAGTTGGAGGGGGCTTAGAGGATAACATGGCTGGAGGAGATGAGCCTGACAACAACCAGGACATTGAAGTTCAGGATCGCAAACTGGTCTGCATG ATTAAAATCCTGCAGGCTACTGGTCTTCCTCAGTACCTGTCCAACTTCGTCTTCTGTCAGTATTCTTTCTGGGACCAGCCTGAGCCTATCATCGTGGCTCCCGAAGTTGACACGTCATCCTCATCACCCAGCAACAAGGACCCACACTGCATGGTGGTGTTTGACAGCTGCAAG GAGCTGGCTGTGTCCGTAACTGAGGAATTTATCGAGCACCTTACAGAAGGGGCAGTCGCCATTGAGGTGTACGGACACAGACAGGCTGATGCTGGAAGAAACCCCGCACTGTGGGACCTCAGCATCATCCAAGCTAAGACACGCACATTACGAGACAG ATGGAGTGAGGTAACACGTAAGCTCGAGCTGTGGATTCAAATCCTGGAGATAAACGAGAATGGAGACTTTGTTCCAGTGGAAGTGGTACCTGCCAGAGATGTGCGGACCGGAGGAATCTTCCAGCTTCGGCAG GGTCAGTCGAGAAGAATCCAGGTGGACGTGCGCTCAGTTCAGGATTCTGGCACTATGCCCCTGATCGCAGAGATTGTGCTCGCTGTATCAGTGGGCTGTGTGGAGATCAGAAACACCACAGCAAACCAGGAAGCAGATGAGATGGACAGTTATCAG GAAAGAGACCTGGAACGGTTACGGCGGCAGTGGTTAGGTGCTCTCACCAAGAGACAGGAATACCTTGATCAGCACCTACAGAGCCTGGTTAGCAAAGCAG aaaaaacagaagatgaCATGGAGAGAGAGGCGCAGCTCCTTGAATGGCGTTTGACTCTAACTGAGGAGAGAAATGCTGTAATGGTGCCCTCTGCTGGCAGCGGCATTCCTGGAGCACCTGCTGAATG ggttcCTCTGCCTGGCATGGAGACTCACATCCCCGTCCTCTTCCTCAATCTCAAAC CTGATGACCTCAGCTCTCAAGACCAGTTTGAAGTTCCAGAGGCTGGAGGCTGGGATGCTATCTTGAATGGAGAGGATGAGGATGACTTTTTTGATCTACAGATTGTCAGACACTACGATGGAGAG GTTAAAGCAGAGGCATCCTGGGACTCCACTGTCCATGAGTGTCCTCAGCTCAGTCGAGGGGGATCATATCCTGAGCAGCGTGTCTATCTGACCATACGGGTGGTGGTCCAGCTCAGTCACCCTGCTGACATGCAGCTGGTGCTGAGAAAAAGGATCTGCGTCAATGTTAACCCGGGCCGCCAGGGATTTGCCCACAACTTTCTCAGAAGGATGTCAACCCGCAGCACCGTACCTGGCTGTGGGGTCACCTTTGAGGTGGTTTCCAACATACCTGGG GATGCTCCTGGTTCAGAGGACAGGGAGATGCTGGCCCGACTCGCTGCAAGCGCACACAACAGCCAGTCAGGCGATGATGAAGCTGCCATTGAGAAATACCTCCGGAGTGTCCTGAGTCTGGAGAACATTCTGACACTGGATAGACTCAGACAG GAAGTGGCCGTGAAGGAGCAGTTGACTAGCAGAGGGAAGAGTAACAGACGGAGCATAAGCTCTCCTTCTGTTAACAGG CTGTCTGGAAGTAGACAAGACCTGTCCACAACCTGCCTGCTGGACGATAAG GGTCGATGGGAGAGTCAGCAGGATATCTACATGCCCTCTCAGTTTCCTCGCACCCTGCCCCGCCCAGCCTCCTCCCCTTCCACCTACTCTACCTCCCCGTCTTCATCAACTACTCCCTTCGGCACTCCTCCTCCACAGAACCAGGAACCAGAGCAAG GTCGTTCAGGACTTGCTGCCTCTTATCTTTCAGTTAAGGCGCTGGTTCCCCAGATGCCCAAACTGCTCAAGTCTCTGTTTCCAGTGCGAGATGAGAAGAAGGAGCTGAGACCTTCGCCGCAAAACCAGCAG CAGCACGTGCCTCGTATAGTGACCTCATCAGGAGGGGACGACAACAAAGGCAAGACCGAGACG ACTGCTATTCTACGGCCCCCAGCCAAAGACAGACGGGCAGAGCTCCCAGAAGTCTCTCCTCTTCCTGTGCATGACCCGCATGACACCACCCCTCTCAGCCCCCTCAGCCAGTCGTCAAGCGGCTACTTCTCTGCTAGTGTTTCTACAGCTACCCTGTGTGACGTTCTCCaaccctcctcctcatcctcctccctcCTGGCTGTCGAGACCACGTTACCCACAAACCCCCAGCAGCAGGGCGCTGACAGGAACGATATTGTGACCTCTCCTTCTCAGTTTGGTGCCAAGGTGTCAGTCGTCGCTTCGCCTGCTTCTCACAACTCAGCCAATCATAATAGCATCACGTCCGACGTCTCCTCCGAACAGAAGCTGATAAACTCCGGAGGAAATGAAGGCTTTGAGAGACTAGAGATctttgtggatgatgatgaGCGAGGTGGTGAAGACGTGCTGCCTGATTGGCTGACAGAAGGAGCATATGTTACAGTAGGGAACAATAAGGCGGGGACGGTGCGCTACATTGGGGTGACACAGTTTGCTGAAGGAGTTTGGGTGGGGGTGGAGCTGGACACTCCTGTAG GTAAGAACGACGGCTCCGTCGGAGGTCAGCGGTATTTCCACTGTAAGCCGGGTTACGGGGTGCTGGTCCGCCCAAACCGGCTGTCCTCCCGCGAGCGGACCAATCGGCAGACAGGGGAGTTTACCCCTTCTGCCCACGTCCCCATCCTGCGAGGAGAGGCCATTGTTACACGCCGAGGGGAGAATCGCAAATCCTGGAGCAGCTGA